A genomic segment from Daphnia carinata strain CSIRO-1 chromosome 1, CSIRO_AGI_Dcar_HiC_V3, whole genome shotgun sequence encodes:
- the LOC130691718 gene encoding mannosylglucosyl-3-phosphoglycerate phosphatase-like, with translation MTSMAGVLPENKTLTILHFNDVYNIESVDEEPVGGAVRFSTALKSFSHLNPLILFSGDFLAPSFMSTFTKGEHMIPVLNACGIHCAVYGNHEFDFGIEVLRQRAKATSFPWLMSNVIDNKTKRPLADAKSSVIIDWHGIRVGLIGLVEKEWLPTLAEVNLEHVTYNDYVECGRLLSEKLKDNQDCNIVIALTHMRLPNDLRLAKEVEKIDLILGGHDHVPEFVEVGNRCIIKSGTDFRQFSKITIRFLDEEEKLKQLISVSLVDVTSKYQEDGDLKLALDSFTNVIGMKMEDVLGEFSVPLDGRFASLRTSETNLGNFVCDIMVAATDSDLALLNSGTLRSDRIHPPGPFKIRDLSEILPMLDPLIVVEISGENLLAALENGVSMYPKLDARFLQVGGMSFAFDPKKLPFQRVDPRFVRIGNKYLDLQAKYRMVTKAYMMAGKHGFEVLTKLKILINQEDNMPLTTAVQNHLQKLCAKNKRAAQLGLNRVPFTSRWERLINHKLHVESTLRNTVEEIATAEMVQFTTKQKATELGLQSSSEGTEKVCSQLGPRIEGRIVIINEETLPQLLRERQSWKIQGAHTIQGSNEN, from the exons ATGACATCAATGGCAGGAGTTTTGCCTGAAAACAAAACCTTAACCATCTTACATTTCAACGATGTATACAATATCGAATCAGTCGACGAAGAGCCTGTAGGGGGAGCCGTTCGTTTTAGCACAGCACTTAAATCGTTTTCCCATCTGAATCCGCTGATCTTATTTAGCGGCGATTTCTTAGCCCCTTCGTTCA TGAGCACCTTCACCAAAG GAGAGCATATGATCCCGGTCCTGAACGCCTGCGGAATCCACTGTGCAGTCTATGGAAACCACGAGTTCG ATTTTGGTATTGAGGTGCTCAGGCAAAGAGCCAAAGCCACTTCATTTCCTTGGCTAATGTCCAACGTGATCGACAACAAGACAAAACGACCTCTG gCAGACGCCAAAAGCAGTGTAATTATTGACTGGCATGGGATACGCGTTGGGCTG ATTGGACTCGTCGAAAAAGAATGGTTACCCACTCTTGCGGAAGTTAACCTGGAGCATGTTACGTATAATGATTATGTCGAATGCGGCCGATTGC tttCGGAGAAATTGAAGGATAACCAGGACTGCAATATTGTGATTGCTCTGACCCACATGCGATTACCGAATGATCTCAGGTTGGCAAAGGAAGTGGAGAAGATCGATCTGATTCTCGGAGGACACGATCACGTTCCAGAGTTTGTTGAG GTCGGAAACCGCTGCATCATCAAGAGTGGGACAGATTTTCGCCAATTTTCAAAGATTACGATTCGCTTTTTAGACGAGGAAGAGAAGCTAAAGCAGTTAATTAGCGTGAGCCTAGTGGACGTCACGTCTAAGTACCAGGAAGACGGCGACCTCAAATTAGCTCTTGATAGCTTTACAA ATGTGATTGGAATGAAGATGGAAGACGTTTTAGGAGAATTTAGCGTTCCACTTGACGGCCGTTTCGCTTCCCTACGCACCTCAGAAACAAATCTAGGAAATTTTGTCTGTGATATCATG GTGGCTGCAACTGACTCAGATTTGGCTCTGCTCAATTCAGGAACTCTGCGATCTGACCGAATCCATCCACCTGGTCCGTTCAAGATACGTGATTTGAGTGAGATTCTTCCAATGCTGGATCCCCTCATCGTAGTTGAAATTTCTg GTGAAAATTTACTCGCCGCACTGGAGAACGGGGTTTCCATGTATCCAAAATTGGATGCCCGTTTTTTACAAGTAGGCGGGATGAGTTTCGCGTTTGATCCGAAAAAATTACCATTCCAACGAGTAGACCCACGCTTTGTCCGTATAGGCAATAAGTATTTGGATTTACAAGCCAAATACCGGATGGTTACTAAAGCATACATGATGGCAGGAAAACATGGCTTCGAAGTCTTGACAAAATTAAAGATTCTA ATCAATCAAGAAGACAATATGCCACTCACTACAGCAGTGCAAAATCACCTCCAAAAGCTTTGTGCGAAAAATAAGCGTGCTGCGCAACTCGGACTAAACCGAGTACCTTTTACTAGCAG ATGGGAGCGCCTGATAAACCACAAATTGCATGTGGAATCAACTTTACGCAATACAG tcGAAGAAATTGCTACTGCAGAAATGGTACAATTCACGACTAAGCAGAAAGCAACGGAATTGGGCCTTCAGTCTAGCAGTGAAGGGACAGAAAAAGTTTGTAGCCAATTGGGTCCGCGTATTGAAGGTAGGATTGTCATCATTAATGAAGAAACATTGCCCCAATTACTGCGTGAACGTCAATCATGGAAGATTCAGGGTGCGCACACTATCCAAGGATCCAACGAAAACTAA
- the LOC130691764 gene encoding protein SYS1 homolog, which translates to MSGSFRIAIWDPPLIISQIVAVQCIMYVSLGLWIILLLNVIAGHPVSIDYIFKYQEVNVKDVSGRLVVACFLLNSLISATSLWVIVQRTKLCLDFSVTAFFLHLVASLIYNSGWPYSASWWVLQFSCVTITCVLAEFLCMRSEMKSIPLGMSARVDL; encoded by the exons atgagcgGCTCATTTAGAATAGCGATCTGGGATCCTCCTTTGATTATATCTCAAATAGTAGCTGTACAATGCATCATGTATGTTTCACTTGGATTATGGATTATATTACTATTAAATGTTATTGCTGGGCATCCTGTTTCCATTGACTACATCTTTAAATATCag GAAGTAAACGTAAAAGATGTTAGTGGACGTCTTGTTGTTGCTTGTTTCCTATTAAATTCTCTTATCAG TGCTACCTCTCTTTGGGTTATCGTCCAAAGGACAAAACTATGCCTCGATTTCAGTGTCACAGCGTTTTTCCTGCATTTGGTTGCATCTTTAATTTACAACTCAGGATGGCCTTATTCAGCATCGTGGTGGGTCCTGCAGTTTTCTTGTGTAACCATCACATGTGTTCTAGCAGAATTTCTCTGCATGCGTTCTGAAATGAAATCAATTCCTCTGGGAATGTCTGCTAGGGTAGATCTGTAA